The genomic DNA gttgtaatgattgtgttgttgaattatgagaaaaaatgtgaaaattaatgaatagttgagagaaagtaatcaTTAccttctctcaactattcattaatttttcacattttttctcataattcaacaacacaatcattacaacccaattaaaatcaaactcaactctaaaataaaaaaacaacatAATTTTGGAAAGAACAACCACATTTCTGATAGAAGCCTCGAAAGTCTTTACAACAAGCCAATTTTccgtgattctaaaatcatttCTTTTAACACAGTAGGTTTCTTACTTATGTAGGTCATTCTGTGATTTTAGCACTGTGGAAATAGTTAAGATGCCAtgcttttttaaaaaaaaattgtgccAACTTTTCCcaagattgatttttttttttcctttttcaaaccTTGAAGAAACACCCGAAAACAATTAGAAGTAAGAAAAATTCAGCAATTAATTGTTCGGGTTTTTCGGAACCTAAAGTAAAGCTcaagattttgattttctagTAACAAACTATAAATGCACACGAcatcaaaataacttatacaacaCGACATTAATTATCACAGACTACTTCAGTACAAAACAAGTCCAAGAAAATGATtatattctattatatttCATAAGCACAACAATTACAACACAAATAGATCGAAAAAACTATGTCTAATGTAATATCTCTTGCAAATAATGCCATATCTTAAAAGGAACATAATATTTATGccgaataattaataatagacGTATTTGATAATTATATCATCGAAAGAAAGTATAGACTTAAAATTGTAGCATAGAAAAATCTAGAATTATATAATAACtataaacttgaaaataactataaatcataatatattaaaaaaatcctACAATTGCCCTCTTTGACGTAATAATTGTATGGTCATTTTAGATAGACATcacaacaataataaatatcaatccaaattaatatatgtttGGAATGATAATTATCCGCAAAATGCACGAGCTAAATATCAATTCTCTTagtatggaaaaaaaattgatttggaGTCctaccagaaaaaaaaaatgatctggagaagaaaaaaatgcagTTTTCGCTTGAAGAGAAAGACTCGTGGGATATTATTCTACAATTGACCCcggaatttaatttctttttacatgtctaagagagggagagatgtAAGCGGGTTCATTTCATATTTTGCACCACAATTCTTtggggtgtgtttgttttctaaaaaatgttcaactcaactccacttatcttcaattcaacatcacaatcattactttttttattttttaaatttttttaaccattcaattcaatttttaatattaaattctctcaactattcattactttttcacaattcaacaacacaatcattacttaatcattactttctctcaattatttattattttttcacattttttcccataattcaacaatacaatcattacaaatcaattaaaatcaaaactcaactcaactcaactcaaaatcTAAACGCACTCTTGATCTTTTTTGGACAACAgtaggactaaactgaaaatATATGCAACTAATAGAAAACAATtagcaaaattttcaaaattaaagtgGGGTCAAATGACCCCACTCACATAGATTCGCCCCTGGTCAAATTCGTCAGGTTAATCTCTCGAGGCAATGGACCGGAAAGTTGGTTACCGGAGGGGGACAGGACCTTTAGGCCCGTCAAGTTGAGgttgttcaagttcaaccGAAGCTCGACAATGGATTTATTTAAGCTTTCCGATTTCCGGCGGAATGGACCCTCAAATTGATTATTGGCTAGGTAAAGGAGAGAGGTTGGTTAAATTTCCAACACTAGAAGGAATGGAACGAACAAGGAGAGTGTTGGATAGGCTCAACACATCGAGTGTCCTCAAATTCCCCACTTTTGGAGGAGTGTATCCACTGAACTGATTGAAACCCAAGCTGAGGACAGTGAGGTTGGGGAGGCTGGTGAAAATCCTAGGAGGGATTTCGTCGGAGAGTTCTTTTCTATGAAGATAGAGAGAGGACAGGGCGGGCAGGGAAGAGAAGTCGAATTCGAAAATCCTAGGAGGGATTTCGCCGGAGAGTTCGTTGTGGTGAAGAGAAGTCAAATTCGTCCAGCGTACCTCGAAGGCCAATATTGGTAAGGTTAACACGTGCGACCCGTCCCGAGAAGTCGTACCAGATCCCTTCCCAAGAACACGGGCTGGTGCCGTTATCTGGGGAGAGGGTCCACGAAAAAAGGGCTCCCTAGCTCGACGGTCCGGTATCGAGGCTGAGGCTGTTTTTCCATTTCAGGAGAGCTTCAACTTCCTTTGTTTGGTCTTGAGTTGAGAAGGTATGAGAAGTGGGAAGGAATAGAATACTGACGAGAATGGAAATATGGGAGGACCAAAGTTTAAGGAACATAATCGGTTTTgttctttttcccctttgaTATCGAAGCAGTGAGATCATGTAGAAAAGTTGATAGATCTATGAGGAGAAATGTTGGGATGGGCTTAGTGCAAATCAATAGTCCGAAATTCCAAATTCGCAGTCAAATGTGAGGAAAAATTGGCCCTCCTCTACGAGTAACAACAAATCGTCGGAAAATGCGTATAAGGTCTCTCATATATTTTGATGAAGACGGCTATAACATTCGGGTCTAACTCACATCCAGTCTTTATTACATAATTACTTGTCGAGGAACCTAAGGCATTGCTTATCAAATATTCATAAGGTAAATATCTCAAATTGATATAGGGGTCGTTCTAACTGAGATGATGACTCAACGGAGAGCATTAGTAAtaataaagggaaaaataaatttttagttCTATAAATTGtttagagtgcgtttggattttgagttgagttgagttgagttttggttttaattgatttgtaatgattgtattgttgaattatgggaaaaaaggtgaaaaagtaataaataattgagagaaagtaatgattaagtaatgattgtgttgttgaattgtgaaaaagtaatgaatagttgagagaatttaatattaaaaattgaattgaatggttaaaaaaatttaaaaaataaaaaaagtaatgattgtgatgttgaattgaagataagtggagttgagttgaatattttttagaaaacaaacacacccttagTTTTCAGTCAATTTTGATCCTCTAAGTTTTAAAAGTGCCGAATTAGTTTTATATGTTTGCTTCGTAAGGCAATATTTGTCCATTTCGTGACTTATAAGACCAAAAACGTTTTTCTTTCTCAAAACTTATAGAACcacattttaattgaaagCCAATTTATAAGactaaaaatatcttttaaaaaacttataaCACTGAAATTGTCTTACGGAGCaaaaagtataaaattgaTTTGGTAATTTTAAATCTTATAAGGTTAAAATTAACTAATGTCAAAATTATAAgactaaaaatatattttttcctcatAATAAATATCTCGAGTAAGAAAAAAGGGCGTATATGTATGCATTCAATTGGTTGTTCATGGTGTTTGATtgcattaatttatttcaactCTATGTTGTGCTGCATATCTGAGAAGGTTCTTCTCAGTCAAGTACCTTTCACGGGTCACATTCTAAGTTAGGTGGTCGTTGTCtctcttcaaattttcaactttTCCAACTCTTAATAAAAATCGTAATTAGATCTCGTGATAATGTATCTCTACCTTTTTAAGTAACTATTGCTCGTGTTTGTACATTGTTAGTCTTTGAATGACTAAGATgatcactaaaaaaaattttcaagcgGCTCTGCGTTTGGAATCGTTCAAAGGTTTCGCAGAGAAACTCCAATTCATTCTTTACTTTTTACTTCCTTGAAACGTGATTTCCCGTAAGAACTGATCTTTCTACTACAGTATATTTGCCATTTTCATTAACTAgacaaaagttaaaaaaaaaaaaaaacctacgTGCCCCAGTCCATACTCCATCGGGTTACAAATTCGTCCATTTCGCCCTTCTAACACTAACAAGTAAGACGTGGTAATCATCGGGAAGTTGAAACAATAAAAGCCGAAGTACATGGCTACGCTATGCATAAGTCGTTTTTCCTACTATGCAGTACATCGGCTGAATGAAAAGATAACTCTCAAGAACAAGGGGCTTACTCTTACACATTTAATTAGTCCTCCATGTATCCCTAGTATACACTTATGCATTGCGTAGCCATCGGAAGTGAGACTAATTCAGAAGGGACCAAGACTATATAGGTGTGGTAGGAATTCATAGGGCATGGTACGGGTAACCTGGAGAATAGCCAATTTGCTCAACTCATGTGTACATTGATCTCTCATGATCGACATTATCAGTTTCACATCTATACTCATGATTAATATACCGTGCTTGtttgatggatggatgaatGGATTGAAGGAACTGACGTGAAATTTGGGTgtttttcctaattttaaaaaaggcaATTTGCTCATTTTATCTCATACGTACTTTTCATGAACAATTTTTGCTCTTCTTTATTTCGACCAATTCTTTATATTAttcctttttattatatatatatatatatatatatatagacatatattTCGATCATTTCAAGATCATTATCTGGGCGGGCCCGAGATGTTGCCCTAGCTGGGCCCATGATGCAGCCACCTCAGTGGAGTGGACCTAAATGGACACTTGGACAGGCCCGCGATCTCGTAATGTCATACTCAGACTCCTGTATCAACATGATACGATACAATTGGACATATATTACATCACATACGTTATATAACCAATTTACTCGACGCACACAGCTTTCCACAggcaaataaaaattttagaaaccAAGGAGTTGCTTAATGAAAGCACGATCTGATCCTCAGCCAACAAATTGAGAATTTCAAGATAAAAAGCGCCGCACTTTCAAGATAACACCGTGGACATTCAAGCTAAAAATTCTCCAAGTTGTATATCCATAATTGTCTTTTTGTTCGGTAGATGTAAATCCTGATTCCAagcccaaaaaaagaagaaaaaagatgtAAAtccttatttatatattaggtACAATTTTTATCAGGACTATAATAATTAAACCTAAATATATTAGTGTATGCTGGGAAAAGTTTCAATAGGCTTTACAATGTAAGTTGCATTAATCCAAATCCAAATCATTAGCTGCCTTTCACCGAAAAGAGAATCATTAGCTACCAAAGTAATCGCAGTGATGTTTATGTTTCCATCCATTAGATGTAGCGTTATTAAAACTGGACCGAACATCGAGTTGGCTAGGGTATGGGTTGATGGTTTTACGGGTTCAATCGAAGGTTTGATGGGTCGGACCACacgtttaattaatttaaattatatgtttatattattatgaaaaatagataaattgCAGTAAACTCATAATATTTACCAGATAACAGCAATAAATGTCGTACTATGTAAGAGGAAAAAGCTAGGAAGCCCATTTGGTTAGTGAGATGCGTTATAAGATTTTGGGGAGTGAGAGGGTTAGGGTTCAAATTCATCCAccaacaaataattttttaaaatctctAGCAAACCGTAAAACTCATAAACCAGCCTGTTCAATGACCTTAAAAACCAACCGATTTTATGGGTTTAGTGGTCCAATAATGCACATTCAGTCCAGATGCAGGACCAGACTGGTAAAGGTGCCACTTCTGATCCGGTCTGGTTTAATAACAATGATTAGATTGTAACAAATTTATATACTTTCATTTCACATATAGTCATATTTAAGTAAATCCAGACATCTTATTTTTTTGGCATGCAGACGTAAATCCTTATTCCAAGTCAAAAAAGGATGTAAATTCTGATATGTTAAGTACAATTTTTATTGGGACTATAATGATTAAATCTAAATATGGAAGTGCATGCTGGGCAAAGTTTCAGGACGTGCTATATAAGCAACTCCTATTTGTTTTGGATGGAGAATCAATTAAGACAGAGTggccagagagagagagagagaacggaATCGAGCAAGCATGAGTTTGACGAATATGAATCCTGTTATTTTAATACATATCCTATGTCTGGTGGTTTCACAGGAAGCAATGGCTGTAGCAGCGGAAGCACACCTCAATTGGTGGTTTAAACCTCGTAAAGTCACGGTCGTTGTGTTTAACGACTTGCCTAATGGTGCGAGCTTCAATATCCATTGCAAATCGGGAGATGATGACGTTGGATTGCATGTGATGGGGCCGAACCAGAAGTACCAGTTGAGATTCGCGCTTTACTTACGGGGAACGACGTTGTTCTTTTGCGGAATGTCATGGGCTGGTGGACATAAGGTGTTTGACATCTACAGGACCAAAAGGGATAACATGCGCAGGTGCAAGAACTACTGCAGGGGACAAGTGACAAAGGATGACATCCTAGGATTCAGGCAAAACCGTCCAGACCCTGACAATTGACTACGATAATTTTGATTCAAATATATGTCTTCCACTTTACTTTGCTTCACtcacaaaatataattaagggTTAGATTTTACAATCTTAAAGGAACTAGTGATATTCATATACTGAAAGAAACTAAAGAAAAACGTATCTCTAATAAATAACTTGAGTAGAGAAATTGAATAAGGGattcaaaaatttttaaaacagaAATAACTTATagattattacttttttgttaaaccatatattctattattttcttttactaaTAATATTTTCGTGCAACTCGCGGGCATAATGTCTAGCTAATTAATACATAAGTAAAGGAGAATTTGCTCATTTCACGAGACATAATAATGGAAGATGATATAAATTGATTCGAAtatatggaaaaaataataataaattttacacCTCACTACAATATTATATCTAGAAATTTtaagaaatattattaaattgcaaagatataatattaaataatatcattTGTGGTGGTGATTTAAAAACTATTCAAAAatctttcaaaatatttttataaattacacGAAACTTTGTAAAAGAACATAGTACGAAATATCACAAATGGGATATacgaaattttaattttatttaaattcaaCGTACCATTTTAAAAGTTTGTTATTTTTGAACTTGAGTCTCATAAGTTTTACTTGCAAAAATCAGTCCTAaatcatttaaaaatatgaCAGTTTTAGTCCATTCCATAACCAGCCATGATATGAACTTAGCACCGTTAAATCCATCCTAGTTGGCAGCAAATTGTCCATGTGGTGATTTCTTATttgagaaatttaaaaattacaggaaaaaaaggaaaaaaaaaaaagaaaaaaaaactaacccTCTCTTGAGCTAGGTGGTTTCTGGTCGGGACCTTGCCTACCCCTGGGATGAGGTTTTTGGCCGTCGGCAACCCCATCCTGGGGATAGGGCTCACTGACCGAGCCCCTATCCTCGGCAACCACCCGGTTGGAGAAAGGGctaggtttttcttttctttttttttttaagaaaatcaaAGGTGAAGATAGAGTGGTTGGTTCTTGCTGGTAGTCACCACACGCTCATATGGGGTCAACGACGCCCACATGAGGGGGTGGTGGTCGCCGACAAAGCGCCACCTACTGAAATCGACCACCACAAAAACTCTCCACTATGTCTCTCTATTAATCCTTGAGATTTGAATGCCAAAATCTTTCCAAGAAGGCCAGAAAAAAATCTTTATCTCCATCAGTTCATGAAGAAAACTAAAATCAAGTCTAAAAGCCGAAAAAGAATCTTTCCTAGAAAGAAGCGGATTCAAAGAACAATTTGTACTTCTTCGAACTCTTTTAACGGcaaatttaactaattaaaaagaagaCAAAAGGTTTACAATCAGCACATACACTAATGCAGTTAGAGATTCGTGATGTTGATGGAGGCTAGATCTGAAACCTTTTGAGAATATTCTCACGTGCAATGCACGTGTCTGTCTTACTGCTAATACTATAAAAAGGAACAGAGACGTGCTTAGGGTAACATTCTCATATATCCGTGAAAATTTTAATGACCGATTCATTTTGAGTTATTCAATATAAAGGATGtgagctgtgcgcacccgaatttcgtctcgtcggggcacgcatgcgcacgCCTAAATGcaatgcggcttgggagtgtccaccttcctggggacgcgcaacggacgcacgtgagaaggagtcgtcactacctgtttacgacccgaaggtcgagggccgatgaGTTGCCCGgatctaggggtacggggtacacctaattgctaaggcatatggtctgcgaaacccgaggttccgaattcgagggttctattacgtgtgggcctatatctcacacgccctttcggtactctagcttgtctaggcttgccattttaatttaattaccgtttaattaagttccgctcatcttatgcgttttgacatcgtaaattcgaATAAATACTctaaccgtccactctccgaccgggattttacatgaatatatgtataatataaaaccttatattgttctctcaaataaataaaaggcaagttataatgactaaatcccaGTTGGTTCGCGTTCGatcattattccactcatgctcaccgtatggtttgtaaaagaccgaaaattaaattaaatgcgcacttggtgtatgggggcattggaccccgtgatcgaaggttatgggcgttggacccagtgtgaatcgtaTTCTAAAGGaccgggctcgacccgcataacaaataagtacaagaatgtaacaagcaagggcaaataaacaaacaatgagattttgttattgtcgaatttacatgagttaatcaattattatccggggtattttggcatacaaatcctaccctaaaacaaataaaagggATGATgtatagggtatgtagcattcgacaTTATTTAAAACGGACCCGATAGACATGACGTCTGTGGTcgagtctcgaatgtgtgggttatttttagattattcagTATCGtggcaatatggcttttatagattaagagtgttttcacctaaaacgCAAAACCTAGccctctacttgactatttgcccatgttgattatgccgagtttgtgattaatccgtttttccatgttttaacccgttctaaacacaaatcTACACTAAAGTGACGGCAGGACAAAAACtagtaatcatgcccttgaatcggtaaatatgtatatgtatgaaaatcaagattacgttgcacgtatctcggtgcttttgaaattgtgaatttgaaaagggcatggctaacagttcttgaactgtcgacgtgattacagattattaatcaattcgtacaatttatttaaaagagtcaagtgatttaatttagccaaattcaacgtcccgattaccccgtatgtagaattttatgttaattagaaatttgtcGAATGCTTTGATTTACGGgtttcgagtcgtcgagatagtcatttggttgaccgcccgataaactctaatttccgacatggtcacattgcatacatataattacaaaaataaaatattaaatgcggcacatacattgtcggtgggtgatccaagtagaaaagggtaagatatttttagaaaatgtccaggagactaaattgaacgattttaaaaaatcagggactgatttgaaaattctgaaacaattggggactgatttgaaaattctaaaacattggggactgatttgaaaattctaaaattgggaactgtgtaaaaaattactgaaaatgtcctaggacttatttgaaatgaatttgaaaatcgggactgatctgaaaacaaaaaaaatggccccaggactaaaatgaaacaaattgaaaagttcctatggattcttgaaaaa from Punica granatum isolate Tunisia-2019 chromosome 2, ASM765513v2, whole genome shotgun sequence includes the following:
- the LOC116193940 gene encoding S-protein homolog 3-like → MQDQTGKGATSDPEAMAVAAEAHLNWWFKPRKVTVVVFNDLPNGASFNIHCKSGDDDVGLHVMGPNQKYQLRFALYLRGTTLFFCGMSWAGGHKVFDIYRTKRDNMRRCKNYCRGQVTKDDILGFRQNRPDPDN